The window AGAGACAACAAGGAAATTACCACGGTTCCCCTTTTCAATGGGAACCGTGCGGATTCCATTCGTGTTCACAGTAATCTCTCTTCCGGAGAGAAAATCATGAAAATAATTGATGAACTTCTGCTTTCATTAGAATATCTTGATTGTAATGTCAATATTCATCTGCTGGTCGAAAACCTTGTTACCAGAATCGCATTAGCAGGAGACCACCGGTAATGGACATTTTTATATGCATAATGCGTACAGGCGGTTTTAAGCCTCGATGGTCTCAATAACCTCTGCGCATCGTTTACACAGCGTTGGATATTTTTCAAGCTTACCTACTTCCCTGCGGAAGTTCCAGCACCTTTCGCATTTATCACTCTGAGACATTTTTATCTTTATCCACAAATTATCAGAATTCCCCCCAGTGTCTGTGGAGTCTAAAGGTTCATTACTGATCGTTACGTCTGAAACGATGAAGATCATGGGTAAATCACGGTGATACTTCTTTAAGAACTGAAAGAGCCCGGCATCATCCGTATGGAGATCAACTACCGCTTCCAGGGAATTCCCGATTTTCTTTTCCGCTCTCATTTTTTCCAACTCTCGTGCGACATCCGATCTTATTTTAATTATTTTGTCCCACCTCTTATCTAACTCTTCATCAATATATTTTTCATTAACTTCCGGCCAGTCCGCCAGATGTACACTTGTACTCTCACTGCTCATCTCCATCCAGACCTCTTCAGCTGTATAGACCAGAATTGGTGCCAAAAGTCTTACCAGCACACTGTTTATCCGATAGAGAACTGTTTGCGCGGCTCTTCTTTCCGTAGAGTTTTTCGAAAATGTATACAACCGGTCTTTCAGGATGTCAAAGTAAAAGGAGCTCATTTCAACAACACAAAAATTGTGAACAGTGTGGTATACACGATGAAATTGTAAGAGATCAAAAGCTGCAGTTACCGCATGTATGAGTTTCTCTGTCTTTAGTAATGCCCACCTGTCAATCTCCCATAATTTATCATATTCGATAGTATCTTTCTCCGGATCAAAATCGCAGATATTTCCCAGAAGGTATCTAAATGTATTCCTCAATCTTCTATATGAATCTGACATGCGTTGAATAATTGTACGGGAGGTATTCATTTCATTCCGATACTCCATTGAAGCTGTCCATAATCTGAGGACATCTCCGCCCAACTCTTTTAACGCATCACTGACAGACACAAAATTTCCAAGTGATTTGGACATTTTTTCACCTTTTTCATCAACGACAAAACCGTGTGTCACCACTGTCTTGAAAGGTGCACACCCCCATGCAGCAACCGAAGGAAGCAAAGATAACTGGAACCAGCCTCTATGTTGATCACTTCCTTCAAGATACATGTCTGCTGGAAAAGAAAGATCACTGCGCTTGTGGAGGACAGAGTGATGGCTTGAGCCTGATTCAAACCACACATCAAAAATATCGTTCTCTTTTTCAAAATCAGTTGAACTGCACTTTGAACATTTTGTACCTTCGGGAAGAAATTCTCTGGAATTTTTATAAAACCAGCTATCTGCTCCAAACTTTAAAAACATATCACGTACGTGATAGACAACATCTATGTTTAAAAGCGATTCTTTGCAGTGTGTACAATAAAAGACAGGGATGGGTACTCCCCAGGACCTTTGCCGGGAAATGCACCAATCTGGACGGTCCTTTATCATATTAGACATCCGGACTTCTCCCCAGGAAGGCAGCCATTTTGTTTTTTTTACCTGATCTAATACATTCTCCCTGAGACCGCAATGGTCTAAACTCACGAACCACTGCTCGGTAGCACGGAAAATGACCGGCTCTCTGCAGCGCCAGCAGTGAGGATATGAATGTTGTAAATTACCTTTATGTAATAAAAGGTTCAATTCATCTAATTTCTTTGTTATTGATTTATTACCTTCAGAAATTTTCTGCTTTGCAAACCCCCCGGCTTCTTCGGTAAAAAAACCTGATTTGTCAACAGGGCTGAGAATAGGTAAATTATACCGTAAACCGGTTATATAGTCATCTTGTCCATGGCCGGGAGCGGTGTGTACACATCCAGTGCCATCAGAAAGAGTTACATAATTTGCCAGAACTATTGATCCGGATCTGTCCATAAGAGTGTGGTGGTAGGCAAGTCCTTCCAGAGAACGGCCAGCTGCGGTTCCGAGCAGATCAAATTTTTCAATCTTCAGTAAACACATGATCGATTCAACCAGGCTGTCAGCAATTATCGTTACTTCGCTCTTTTGTGTTTTGGGATTTTTATATCTGACAGCTCTGTAGGTATACTCCGGGTGTAAAGCGATTGCAAGATTAGCAGGTAATGTCCAGGGAGTTGTAGTCCATATCAGGATGAATACCTCCTCCTTCTCAATTTCCGGGAAAACACCCGAAACATCATCAGTAATCTTGAAGTTTACATAGATTGAATGGCTTGATTCATCGCGGTATTCCAACTCTGCCTCTGCAAGGGCAGTTTCACAGCACATACACCAGTGTATGGGTTTTAATTTTCTATAGATGTAGCCCTTTTCAACAAGTTTACCAAACACCTCGATTATTCCGGCCTCATACTCTGGAGTGAAAGTGAGATATGAAGATTCCCAATCGGCAGAAATACCCAGAGATTTGAATTGAGCCATCTGAATCCTTACAAATTTTTCTGCATATTGTTTACATTTTTTCCGTATCTCTATTCTTTCCATCGATTTTGCCTTGGATCCGATTTCCTGCATAACCCTGTGCTCTATTGGCAGACCGTGGCAGTCCCATCCTGGAATATACGGGGCATCATATCCCCTCATGGTGAAGTATCTTACAATAATATCTTTCAGGATCTTGTTCAATCCGGTACCAATATGAAGATCTCCTGTCGGATACGGTGGTCCATCATGCAGAATAAATTTCTTTGCACCTGAACGAGCCTTCCGTATCTCAGCATAAAGTCCCTGTAATTCCCAGTTTTTCAGAAATCCGGGTTCCCTTTGTACAAGATTTCCTTTCATAGAGAATTTTGTTTTTGGCAGATTTATGGTATCTTTATAACTCATGAAATCAGCTGACTCCCCTCCGGTTTGAAGACCCCATCGTACTGCTCTTTCCAGAAACTCTTTTTCGGGTTTTTGACCGGTCTGTCAGGCCAGAACCGGCTACTAATCTGTCTAGGTCATTTTTCATAATATTGCTTACAAATATCTCCTTCTCTTTTGATCTTTCCCCGGATATTATTTCGACGTCAGAAATCTTTCTATTCAACCATTTTGCAATGATTTTTATAATGGCTCTGTTTGCCTTTCCTTTTTCAGGAGGCACTGAAACTGCAACTTTGAGCTGTTTGTTGTACTCTCCTATTATTCTTTCCTGACTTGAATTGGGCTGGACTTTTACTGGTATTACTATCCCGTCACCTTTTTCTCTTATCTCGATCAATATAGCCTCTTTTGTCGAATGTTTCGTCCTTGTAAGCCGTATCTGTTCAAAAAGGTTCAGCATCAATTGTAAATGAATCAAACTCACCCGTTGCTTGTTCGGCTCTAACTTCAACATGTGTAACTTCCGCACCAGGTGGCCCGCTCTTACACCACGTTACTACATTGTCCACGTTTTCTTCTGCACCTTCAAAAACTGCTTCAACTCGTCCATCTCTGCAGTTTTTAACCCAGCCTGTCAATCCTGACTGTAATGCCTCTTTCCGTGTGGAGGCCCTGAAAAAGACTCCCTGGACTCTCCCTTTAACAAAGACGTGTGCCCTTTTGTATTCCATCTCTAAGATTTTTGCCTCCTTCTGTCAGCCATAATCTCGTGTCGATATTCCTGCTGACTGCATCCCGGCACACCGGGAAGCACGGCTGCCAGATAAAGTGCCAGGTTATTACCAGGCATCTGAACAGAATGACAGGGCTTGTTTACTCCACAGGTATACAGAACCTGACAAAGTCATTTTGAAATCTACTGATAAAGTATAGTCACACTTCTCACTGCTCGTAGTCCGGATGATTACAACGACCATCTTCAACTCGCCAAACGGAATGGTTACTGAGACGTGAGACAGACATCAGGAATTCATGGTAAATCTTGAATAAGTGTATTGTAATTGAGAAAATATGGATTCTGAAAGAGTACGGCCAGAAGCCAAATTACAAAATTCCCTGCTTATGAGAATATAAGCAGGGAATCAGTAATCTGTTTACCCGAAAAACAGTGGCAAAATTTAAGGTCTTATCAAATCAGTTCTAAATAAACCCGTTAATCAAATACCTTGTGTGGATTATTCGGCATAAATATGGTCGCTTGTACTTGCTGTAGGAAGCTTGTGCAAACCCATAAACGTAAAAATAACAGTGGGAAAAGCAACAATCAGTATTATAGAAAGTAAAACCGGCCTGAAGCTTTTTGAGATACTGGTTTTTGGCAGAATTAATGGCAAATGCAAATAAGTGAGATAGATAAGCCAGTTTATCAGGGACCAGATTTCTTTAGGGTCCCAGCCCCAGTAAGTTCCCCAGGCCCCTTTAGCCCAGATAGCACCCGTGATCAATCCTACAGTTAAAAAGGGAAAGCCAATTGAAACAGATATATAAGCCAGTTTATCAAAGGTAACATCCTTGCCTAAATGGCTATCTGCACCGGGCATAACAACCTCCTGTGCCTTGTTGTGGTAAATGACCCTGTAGATCAGATAAATGATGGCTGCAGAAAATGATATGCTTAATGCTGCATAGGATATAAAATAATTGATCACATGGATAACCAGCCAGTTACTCTGTAATGCAGGTGGCAGTTCTTTGATGGTACTGTCGGTATTGATCGCCAGATACAGAAAGCAGGCAGACAAGGCGCACTGAAATGCACCGATAATACCCAATCGTGAACCATGAACCCGTACAATAAAAATTGTAACAAGCTCCATGATGATATATACAAGTGCTATACTCCAGGAGAAAAAAACGAATGATTCAAACTTATCAGACATCGGTGCGTGATTTGCCTCAAACCATCTCATCAGCACCAGAGTTGTATTGAGTATAAAGGCGCCGGACATGACCCCGAGAGCAATAATGCGCATTGCCCCGGCCCTCCAGACTTCTCTGACGATGTACGCAATGACGCCTGATATAAAAGCATAAAAAGTAATGTTCAGCAAGAAGTCCATATCTGACTCACCTCTCCTTTTTCTTTGATTTTCGCCTCAAGAATGGCTTTATGTAAAAGATAAATACGACACCAACACACAAAATAATAAATCCGGAATAGACAACTATAATGCCGGGATTCTTTGTTACCTGAAGACCGGAATATAATTCACCCTCCGGATCATAACTCGATTGATAAAAAACATATCCACCGTATTTCAAAGGATCGTTCACCTCAATGGTTTTAGATAAAACAGTATTTCCATTGTCAATAATCCTGAGTTTGCTTTTGAAATCTTTTATTTCCATACCAAATTTTTCATACAGAAGTGCAAAATTGTTGTCAGGATACCATTTCGCTTGTGTTTGCCCAAGTATCCAGTCATCAACCTTACCCCTGGGACCGGTAATTTCAACACGGACTGCCGGATTATTTATGGTATCAGATTTTTTGATAACTTCATTTTGAACACTATAGGAGGGGAAATACTTTGCAATTTTCAGCTGATAGCCACTTCCTTCTATCTCACACTTCTCACCAACCTCCCAGTTGACAATCTTTATTACCTTGTCGTCTTCAATGTAAGCTATAACCTGTGCATTGTCCTGATGTTGAACTATTCTTATTTTATTCGAGGAAAGAGTGAAATCGTCAGGCACATTGCACGTTAACCGGATATCTTTATATTTTGTCTGATGTGCCTTATCCCAATAGTCAGGATATTTGGAAAATGACCAGCGGGAATCCACACCCTGGGGACCGCTGATGTCAACCATCACCGCTGGATTTTTCAAGGCCTGCTCTTTCAAGGGTTTAATGCGGTTCATATAATCCAGGGCGAATTCTTTGATCTCAACCTTATATTCAGTTCCTTTGATTTCAAAGATTTTCCCCACCTCTATCGGAATTTCTTTGTGAATATTCTTATCTTCCAGTTCAAGAGTCAGGATCGGCAGACTGCCCTTCTCAACTGTTTTCGTAAGCCTCTCAAAATCCACGGTATTGTCAACCCAGAAATACTCGACTCTCATATTACTTCCCGGGTCATTGTACCAGTTCAGTCCCTTCGCAAAAAGCCACCCCTCGGCGGTAATATCTTTCGATCCGGACATCTGAACATATATTGCAGGGTTTACGGGATCACTTGAAATATTTATCGGGTTTTGAGTATATTCCGCATCTGGATAAAAATCTCTTATGGTAACTGAGTAATTGGAGTCCTTAACTGCGTACTTTTTCCCGACTTTAACAGCAAGGGGGGTTTGAATATCTTTATCTTTGACATAGGAGATCAATCTGAACTTGGGGGGGTGTTTCTCAATGAGAAAGTCGTCAAGATGTACCTCAAAATCCAGAGGAATTTTCTTATAATCACCACGTCTCAGATAGTAATCTACCGATTTGCCTTCATAAACATTCACGCCACCCTTTTCTCCAAGCTGAAGGTCGATAAAACAGCCAATCATTATCAGAATAATACTTACATGCGTAAGGAGAAAGCCAATTTGAAGTACGGTATTCCTCCACCTCTTGATGGTACAGCTGGCAAGGTTTACACATAAAAGAAGCAGCAGGAAAGCAAACCAGTAGGAATGAAAAATGTCGGTGAACTGAACAGCGGTAAAAAACTTCGTAACTCCTTCACCGTACCTTTCGACATACTCTTCAGGTGTACGCTGCTGGAGTATTACCGTACCTAACATACATGAAACGGCAAGCACTAATATAATGATAACTGCAAGCTTGACAGAACAGAGAAACTGCCATGCCTTACTCTCTCTCTTTTCTTCTTTTGAAATTGCTTCTTTTGACATACTTCCTTACTTCAATCCTGACTTCTTCATCTTTACACATTTTCCACCCTTTAAAAAGGCTTCAAGCAGATGCAAGAATATATCTTTAATATGAAATAAAAAATGTAATTACTGATATCCGGAGACTGCTGTTTACCTGAACTCACCATATGTCCCGATTGAGAGTATACCCTTATCCTCACGAAGAGCGGGTACTTTGACCTCAGATACCCGGCGATTTCTCACAGAATCGCATCAGTGCCTCTCTTTAATACGGCAGTTCCCGAATCAAGCAACAAACCTTCCGGAAGCTGAATAATCGGTCCTTCATCACTATCTTGTATTGCTGCACCCCCTGCCCATGGACTCCGTGAGGCGTTCCAGCTCACTACGGACACTTCTCCTTATCGCTTTCGGGGCACTGCTCTTTTGCGCCTTTTGAACCGCGCTCTCTTTCGAGACTGCCGGTTAAATTTTCTATTTCGTATAACTGGTCGCGAATAGTAATCGCCTGTCGACGATTTGCTATCCGAAGCCCTTCAAGCTCAGAGCAGCCAGTCAGGAAACCTGTAGACAACAAAAAAACTATAACAGGGCCGACACTCTTTAATGGAATTACCAAGTAATGTCTTCCTCCTGCAACCATGTAACATTACAGACTCGTGAATATAACACTTAACTTTATCCTTTTCAAGTTTATTTCTTTTTATTTGTAAATACGGTGGAGTAGAGCTTTGTTAATATACGGTTTCTGGATCAAAAATTCTTTTTTCTGCTATTTCAACTTCGTTGGTTTCCAGATTAAATCTACGAAAATAGCATGATTTGTATCCTTGATGGCACGCTGCTACTTTTTGTTCAACTTTGATAACAAGTGAGTTCCCCTCACAATCAAAGTATATTTGCTTGACTAATTGCACATGCCCTGAAGTCTCTCCTTTGAGCATCAATCTGTTTTTTGAACGGCGGAAGAGATATATTTTTCCAGTTTCCATCGTCTTCTGCAGGGCCTCCTCGTTCATATAGCAGAGTGTTAACACCTGGTTGTCATCTCTATCAACGATGACAGCCGGTATGAGGCCCTTTTCATTAAATTTCAAGTTTTTCTGAAGCTCCATCTCTTATTTCCTCCCATAATTTGATTGCCTTATAATGACGTATGATTTTTTATTATATCATACATTTTTCCGGCTGCCTGTTTTGGTTTTTCAGAACAAAGGATAGCAGAGAT is drawn from Candidatus Scalindua sp. and contains these coding sequences:
- a CDS encoding DUF167 domain-containing protein, whose protein sequence is MIEIREKGDGIVIPVKVQPNSSQERIIGEYNKQLKVAVSVPPEKGKANRAIIKIIAKWLNRKISDVEIISGERSKEKEIFVSNIMKNDLDRLVAGSGLTDRSKTRKRVSGKSSTMGSSNRRGVS
- a CDS encoding cytochrome c biogenesis protein ResB; the encoded protein is MSKEAISKEEKRESKAWQFLCSVKLAVIIILVLAVSCMLGTVILQQRTPEEYVERYGEGVTKFFTAVQFTDIFHSYWFAFLLLLLCVNLASCTIKRWRNTVLQIGFLLTHVSIILIMIGCFIDLQLGEKGGVNVYEGKSVDYYLRRGDYKKIPLDFEVHLDDFLIEKHPPKFRLISYVKDKDIQTPLAVKVGKKYAVKDSNYSVTIRDFYPDAEYTQNPINISSDPVNPAIYVQMSGSKDITAEGWLFAKGLNWYNDPGSNMRVEYFWVDNTVDFERLTKTVEKGSLPILTLELEDKNIHKEIPIEVGKIFEIKGTEYKVEIKEFALDYMNRIKPLKEQALKNPAVMVDISGPQGVDSRWSFSKYPDYWDKAHQTKYKDIRLTCNVPDDFTLSSNKIRIVQHQDNAQVIAYIEDDKVIKIVNWEVGEKCEIEGSGYQLKIAKYFPSYSVQNEVIKKSDTINNPAVRVEITGPRGKVDDWILGQTQAKWYPDNNFALLYEKFGMEIKDFKSKLRIIDNGNTVLSKTIEVNDPLKYGGYVFYQSSYDPEGELYSGLQVTKNPGIIVVYSGFIILCVGVVFIFYIKPFLRRKSKKKER
- the ccsB gene encoding c-type cytochrome biogenesis protein CcsB — protein: MDFLLNITFYAFISGVIAYIVREVWRAGAMRIIALGVMSGAFILNTTLVLMRWFEANHAPMSDKFESFVFFSWSIALVYIIMELVTIFIVRVHGSRLGIIGAFQCALSACFLYLAINTDSTIKELPPALQSNWLVIHVINYFISYAALSISFSAAIIYLIYRVIYHNKAQEVVMPGADSHLGKDVTFDKLAYISVSIGFPFLTVGLITGAIWAKGAWGTYWGWDPKEIWSLINWLIYLTYLHLPLILPKTSISKSFRPVLLSIILIVAFPTVIFTFMGLHKLPTASTSDHIYAE
- a CDS encoding acylphosphatase → MEYKRAHVFVKGRVQGVFFRASTRKEALQSGLTGWVKNCRDGRVEAVFEGAEENVDNVVTWCKSGPPGAEVTHVEVRAEQATGEFDSFTIDAEPF
- the hisI gene encoding phosphoribosyl-AMP cyclohydrolase is translated as MELQKNLKFNEKGLIPAVIVDRDDNQVLTLCYMNEEALQKTMETGKIYLFRRSKNRLMLKGETSGHVQLVKQIYFDCEGNSLVIKVEQKVAACHQGYKSCYFRRFNLETNEVEIAEKRIFDPETVY
- the ileS gene encoding isoleucine--tRNA ligase, which translates into the protein MSYKDTINLPKTKFSMKGNLVQREPGFLKNWELQGLYAEIRKARSGAKKFILHDGPPYPTGDLHIGTGLNKILKDIIVRYFTMRGYDAPYIPGWDCHGLPIEHRVMQEIGSKAKSMERIEIRKKCKQYAEKFVRIQMAQFKSLGISADWESSYLTFTPEYEAGIIEVFGKLVEKGYIYRKLKPIHWCMCCETALAEAELEYRDESSHSIYVNFKITDDVSGVFPEIEKEEVFILIWTTTPWTLPANLAIALHPEYTYRAVRYKNPKTQKSEVTIIADSLVESIMCLLKIEKFDLLGTAAGRSLEGLAYHHTLMDRSGSIVLANYVTLSDGTGCVHTAPGHGQDDYITGLRYNLPILSPVDKSGFFTEEAGGFAKQKISEGNKSITKKLDELNLLLHKGNLQHSYPHCWRCREPVIFRATEQWFVSLDHCGLRENVLDQVKKTKWLPSWGEVRMSNMIKDRPDWCISRQRSWGVPIPVFYCTHCKESLLNIDVVYHVRDMFLKFGADSWFYKNSREFLPEGTKCSKCSSTDFEKENDIFDVWFESGSSHHSVLHKRSDLSFPADMYLEGSDQHRGWFQLSLLPSVAAWGCAPFKTVVTHGFVVDEKGEKMSKSLGNFVSVSDALKELGGDVLRLWTASMEYRNEMNTSRTIIQRMSDSYRRLRNTFRYLLGNICDFDPEKDTIEYDKLWEIDRWALLKTEKLIHAVTAAFDLLQFHRVYHTVHNFCVVEMSSFYFDILKDRLYTFSKNSTERRAAQTVLYRINSVLVRLLAPILVYTAEEVWMEMSSESTSVHLADWPEVNEKYIDEELDKRWDKIIKIRSDVARELEKMRAEKKIGNSLEAVVDLHTDDAGLFQFLKKYHRDLPMIFIVSDVTISNEPLDSTDTGGNSDNLWIKIKMSQSDKCERCWNFRREVGKLEKYPTLCKRCAEVIETIEA